The Bacillus marinisedimentorum DNA segment TGTAATCCCCAAAAATAAAATGGAGAGTAGTTATGGGAAAAGCGATAACAGCAATTAGGTAATGAAACTGTTTTGTAGTCAAAATACCACTCCCTAATTTCTTTTACGTATAAACCCAAGTTATGGTTTCTTTCTTACTCCAATAGGATGAAATAAGCACTTTATTTAATCACTTTCTTACAGAATACTTATTTCTGGTATGTACGTGGAATAAATCCTTATAAATTTAAACTCTCTCTTATTTCTTCCTCACGATATATGACCATATAAAAAGCAAGATGAGGGAAATCAGCAAGTATCCTAAAGAGTGAATACTAACGACAACTCCCATTTTTCCATTAATGGCTTCTTAAAGGGCACTTAAAACATTAAAAACAACTTAAAATAAGGACAGCACAGCAAGGAATAGCCCAAGTTTAGGAGTCTTTTTTCGGAGTAAAAAATAACTGCCAGCAAGACCAAAAACGGTAAGATAAAATAATTTAATATCCAATTAACCAAAAACACCATAAACCTCCATTTACTTATTCGATCCATCCTAACTTGCTGTCAATCGAAATTTCTGCCTCTCTCAATCTCACGCCTCATCATAATAAATAAACCGTAACAACCAAATTGAATCCAGCTACAAGAAAGAGAGTTATTGCAGTCGCTTTTCGGTTTTCATTGAATTGGGAAACACCAATAAGCACGAGCATGACCCCTAATAATAAAAGTG contains these protein-coding regions:
- a CDS encoding DUF3953 domain-containing protein — translated: MKVATFILALVVVILSSFSLLVGNYITLPYALLLLGVMLVLIGVSQFNENRKATAITLFLVAGFNLVVTVYLL